From the genome of Flavobacterium ovatum, one region includes:
- a CDS encoding glycoside hydrolase family 2 TIM barrel-domain containing protein: MKKYILLLILSVGIGLHAQAPFLQHRNLIKIENWKFLKGVTNDAENPIFDDVQWQNVKVPHTYSMDAINDIGYYKGEAWYRTTFEAAASMNEQRTYIRFEGVGQEATVYLNGKKIGTHIGGYSAFCYEITNLIKSKGQNVLAVNVTNAPNFKRIPVDDALFNHYGGIYRPVQLFSTPKSAITPTYFASSGVFVEATKVTPDKAQMEVRTHLSFIDNQSNSILKYSLKNAENKVVFEKTKPLNTISKDTIIVSQFEIAKPILWNGRINPHQYTLDVQLITDGSVDKVSQKFGIKTFAIDGDKGFILNNKEYRLNGVSKHQEWEQVGPAVSDENLVADMELIDEIGATSLRLSHYQHSDKTYELADKKGVLVWSEIPFVHDWSSREAGNANQQLKELILQNYNHPSIFVWGLWNEVRSWNGDKAPAVVLTKELNQLAHKLDKTRMTTSASDRDMVDDMGGITDLQAWNKYFGWYGNSIEEMATWLDKSHLEHPEIKIGLSEYGAGGNINHQDITKLDKPKGNYFPEMEQSRYHEITWKILKDRPFVWGTFVWNMFDFSVAGWNRGGIKNLNHKGLVTFDRKTKKDAFYFYKANWSKAPVLYIAERRNNVRTTAMTSIKVYTNLIKVTLYVNNKKIKTQKLESDINVITFDAITLNKGKNEIKIISADKSSKLEDEVKWELKN, encoded by the coding sequence ATGAAAAAATATATTCTATTATTAATCTTATCAGTGGGTATAGGATTACACGCTCAAGCTCCTTTTTTACAACATAGAAATCTAATCAAAATTGAAAATTGGAAATTTTTGAAGGGGGTTACTAATGATGCAGAAAATCCCATTTTCGATGATGTTCAATGGCAAAATGTGAAAGTTCCGCATACCTATTCTATGGATGCCATCAATGATATTGGCTATTACAAAGGTGAAGCTTGGTACAGAACTACATTTGAGGCAGCTGCGTCTATGAACGAGCAACGTACCTACATCCGTTTTGAAGGCGTTGGTCAAGAAGCAACTGTTTATTTAAACGGAAAAAAAATTGGCACACATATAGGAGGCTATTCTGCTTTTTGTTACGAAATTACAAACTTGATTAAAAGTAAAGGTCAAAATGTTTTGGCAGTAAACGTGACCAATGCACCCAATTTTAAAAGAATTCCTGTCGATGATGCTTTATTCAACCATTATGGTGGAATCTATAGACCTGTACAGTTATTTTCTACTCCAAAAAGTGCAATAACTCCAACTTATTTTGCTAGTTCTGGGGTTTTTGTAGAAGCTACAAAAGTAACTCCTGACAAAGCACAAATGGAGGTACGAACACATTTAAGTTTTATTGATAATCAGTCCAATAGTATTCTGAAATACAGCTTGAAAAATGCCGAAAATAAGGTTGTATTCGAAAAAACAAAACCTTTAAACACAATAAGTAAAGATACAATCATCGTTAGTCAGTTCGAAATTGCGAAACCGATTCTTTGGAATGGTCGTATCAATCCACATCAATATACCTTAGATGTTCAATTGATTACAGACGGTTCAGTTGACAAAGTCAGTCAGAAATTCGGAATAAAAACTTTTGCTATAGACGGTGATAAAGGATTTATTTTAAATAATAAAGAGTACCGTTTAAATGGGGTTAGTAAACATCAAGAATGGGAACAAGTGGGGCCAGCAGTAAGCGACGAAAATCTGGTTGCCGATATGGAATTAATTGATGAAATTGGTGCTACATCTTTGCGATTGTCGCATTATCAACATTCGGATAAAACCTATGAATTAGCAGACAAAAAAGGGGTACTTGTTTGGTCAGAAATTCCATTTGTACATGATTGGAGTAGTCGAGAAGCTGGAAATGCCAACCAACAATTAAAAGAATTAATACTGCAAAACTATAACCACCCCAGCATTTTTGTTTGGGGATTATGGAATGAGGTTAGGTCTTGGAATGGAGATAAAGCTCCGGCTGTAGTCTTGACCAAAGAATTAAACCAACTGGCACACAAACTAGATAAAACAAGAATGACCACTTCGGCTAGTGATAGAGACATGGTGGATGATATGGGTGGAATTACAGACCTCCAAGCGTGGAACAAGTATTTTGGTTGGTATGGTAATTCTATCGAAGAAATGGCTACTTGGTTGGATAAATCACATCTTGAACATCCCGAAATTAAAATTGGTTTAAGTGAATATGGAGCGGGAGGGAACATAAACCATCAAGACATAACAAAATTAGATAAACCCAAAGGGAATTATTTTCCTGAAATGGAGCAATCGAGATACCATGAAATTACTTGGAAAATCCTAAAAGACCGTCCTTTTGTTTGGGGGACTTTCGTTTGGAATATGTTTGATTTCTCAGTAGCAGGTTGGAATAGAGGAGGAATTAAAAATTTAAACCACAAAGGGCTGGTTACATTTGATCGAAAAACAAAAAAAGATGCTTTTTATTTTTACAAAGCCAATTGGAGTAAAGCGCCAGTACTTTATATTGCGGAACGACGAAATAATGTAAGAACCACTGCAATGACCAGCATAAAAGTATATACAAATCTAATAAAGGTCACTTTATATGTTAATAACAAAAAGATAAAAACACAAAAACTAGAATCAGACATAAATGTGATAACATTTGATGCTATTACACTTAATAAAGGGAAAAACGAGATAAAAATAATTTCTGCAGATAAATCTTCAAAATTGGAAGATGAGGTCAAATGGGAACTTAAAAATTAA
- a CDS encoding sulfatase-like hydrolase/transferase, whose amino-acid sequence MRYRTIKGSDFLMLCLFIIGSANLYTDQKQSNILFIMIDDLRPELGCYALPQIKTPNLDQLATRSTLFNNDYWTSLEF is encoded by the coding sequence ATGAGATATAGAACGATAAAAGGAAGTGATTTTTTAATGCTTTGCCTTTTTATTATTGGGAGTGCAAATTTATATACCGATCAAAAACAGTCGAATATCCTGTTTATTATGATTGATGATTTGCGTCCCGAATTAGGTTGTTACGCTTTGCCGCAGATCAAAACTCCCAATTTAGATCAACTTGCCACTCGAAGTACTTTGTTTAATAATGACTATTGGACAAGTTTGGAATTTTAG